The Arthrobacter sp. OAP107 DNA segment AGAACGCAGCCATGAGCGCGATGACACCGAACACGATGAAGAAGAAGCCGCCGGCCTTCGCAGCGTAGACCGGGCCCAGCGGGTAGCCAACGACGTTGCGGTCGTTGCGGCCCGGGCCGGGGTACTGCGTGTGCTTGTGGACAACCACCATGAAGAGGTGGATGACGATCATGAGCAGGATCAGTGCCGGCACGAGCAGGATGTGCAGCGTGTAGAGGCGGCTGATGATGACCGTGCCGGGGAACTCTCCACCGAACAGGAAGAACGAGATGTAGGTGCCGATCACTGGGATCGACTTGATCACGCCGTCGATGATGCGCAGGCCGTTACCGGACAGCAGGTCATCGGGGAGGGAGTAACCGGTGAAGCCGGCAGCCATGGCCAGGATCAGCAGGACGCCACCCACCACCCAGTTCATTTCACGGGGCTTGCGGAACGCACCGGTGAAGAACACGCGGAGCATGTGCACAGCCACGGAGGCAACGAACAGCAGTGCTGCCCAGTGGTGGACCTGGCGCATGAACAGGCCGCCACGGACGTCGAAGGAGATGTCCAGCGACGAGCTGTAGGCGACGGACATTTCGACGTTCTTCAGCGGCGTGTAGGAGCCGGCGTAGTGCGTCTCCGCCATGGAGGGGTCGAAGAAGAATGTCAGGAAGGTTCCCGACATCAGCAGGATGACGAAGGAGTACAGCGCCACCTCGCCAAACATGAAGGACCAGTGGTCCGGGAATACCTTGCGGCCGAATTCGCGGAGAATACCGGATCCGCCGACGCGCTCGTCGACGAAGTCAGTAAAGCGTCCGGTTTTAGTGGTGGCTACGTAGGCGGGGGCTTCAGCTGTTGATGCGGCGGTCATGCTCATCACGCTCCCAGTAACTTGGTCCTACAGGTTCTTTGAAGTCGCTGGTGGCGACCAGGTAGCCCTCATCGTCAACTGCGATGGGCAGCTGGGGGAGCGGGCGGCTGGCCGGGCCGAAG contains these protein-coding regions:
- a CDS encoding ubiquinol-cytochrome c reductase cytochrome b subunit, giving the protein MTAASTAEAPAYVATTKTGRFTDFVDERVGGSGILREFGRKVFPDHWSFMFGEVALYSFVILLMSGTFLTFFFDPSMAETHYAGSYTPLKNVEMSVAYSSSLDISFDVRGGLFMRQVHHWAALLFVASVAVHMLRVFFTGAFRKPREMNWVVGGVLLILAMAAGFTGYSLPDDLLSGNGLRIIDGVIKSIPVIGTYISFFLFGGEFPGTVIISRLYTLHILLVPALILLMIVIHLFMVVVHKHTQYPGPGRNDRNVVGYPLGPVYAAKAGGFFFIVFGVIALMAAFFTINPIWNYGPYDPSPVSAGTQPDWYIGWVDGALRLMPGVVSGFHFEYIIFGHVLTLNVLLPALVPAGAVFTVLFTYPWIERWITKDNREHHVLDRPRNAPTRTAIGMAGFTFYCVMWAAASSDLIATHFHVALNDVTYWLRALFFLGPIIAFVVTKRVALALQRKDREIALHGRETGRIVRLPHGEFIEVHAPLDEYKRYKLVGFESPVPLPAQPNEHGVVTRKENRRAKLSRWFFEDRVAPATPAELEAGHGHHEAVEAGEGQKTLSH